Proteins from a genomic interval of Streptomyces sp. Tu6071:
- the pknB gene encoding Stk1 family PASTA domain-containing Ser/Thr kinase, whose product MEEPRRLGGRYELGHVLGRGGMAEVYLAHDTRLGRTVAVKTLRVDLARDPSFQARFRREAQSAASLNHPAIVAVYDTGEDYVDGVSIPYIVMEYVDGSTLRELLHSGRKLLPERSMEMTIGILQALEYSHRAGIVHRDIKPANVMLTRTGQVKVMDFGIARAMGDSGMTMTQTAAVIGTAQYLSPEQAQGETVDARSDLYSTGCLLYELLTVRPPFIGDSPVAVAYQHVREEPQPPSVFDPEITPDMDAIVLKALVKDPNYRYQSADDMRADIEALLEGRPVAASAAMGMAGAGGGYGYGDQPTQAFHAQNGGAGPTSMLPPVNPDDGGYGYGEEPRGRRRQAPPKKNHTSTILLVVAGVLVLVGAILIGSKFIGGDDKTSDKIAAPSYVGKTFAEAKLMAQNNGDFDLKRVSEPCKDQPAKKVCKQDPVAGTEVDKGSTITLTISTGAPKETVPDVTGLTYETAQAKLQKLGFEVKQETKESEQKEGVVIEQSPNGDTDLQIGKTITLTVARAKEMSTVPSVVNQSCDDATAQLEKSKLKANCVEKENDTVPEGTVFEQSLAPNTQAEPDSVVTLSVAKKPEEQEPEKVKIPDDIRGKTLQEVQGILGGLGLQVNVQPGLPGDPGSKVINSNPGPGTEVDKNTPVTVYTMP is encoded by the coding sequence ATGGAAGAGCCGCGTCGCCTCGGCGGCCGGTACGAGCTGGGCCACGTGCTCGGCCGCGGTGGCATGGCCGAGGTGTACCTCGCCCACGACACCCGTCTCGGCCGCACCGTCGCGGTCAAGACCCTGCGCGTCGATCTCGCCCGTGATCCCTCGTTCCAGGCCCGGTTCCGGCGTGAGGCCCAGTCCGCCGCCTCGCTCAACCACCCGGCGATCGTCGCGGTCTACGACACCGGCGAGGACTACGTCGACGGCGTCTCGATCCCGTACATCGTCATGGAGTACGTGGACGGCTCGACGCTGCGCGAACTCCTGCACTCGGGGCGCAAGCTGCTGCCGGAGCGCTCGATGGAGATGACCATCGGCATCCTCCAGGCGCTGGAGTACTCGCACCGCGCCGGGATCGTGCACCGCGACATCAAGCCCGCGAACGTCATGCTGACGCGCACCGGGCAGGTCAAGGTCATGGACTTCGGCATCGCCCGCGCGATGGGCGACTCCGGTATGACGATGACGCAGACCGCCGCGGTCATCGGCACCGCGCAGTACCTCTCGCCCGAGCAGGCTCAGGGCGAGACGGTCGACGCGCGCTCCGACCTGTACTCGACGGGCTGCCTGCTCTACGAACTGCTCACCGTGCGGCCCCCGTTCATCGGGGACTCGCCCGTCGCGGTCGCCTACCAGCACGTGCGGGAGGAGCCGCAGCCGCCGAGCGTCTTCGACCCGGAGATCACGCCCGACATGGACGCGATCGTGCTGAAGGCGCTCGTGAAGGACCCGAACTACCGCTACCAGTCCGCCGACGACATGCGCGCCGACATCGAGGCGCTCCTCGAAGGCCGTCCGGTCGCCGCCAGCGCCGCGATGGGCATGGCGGGCGCGGGCGGCGGCTACGGCTACGGCGACCAGCCGACGCAGGCGTTCCACGCGCAGAACGGCGGCGCGGGCCCCACCTCGATGCTGCCCCCGGTCAACCCGGACGACGGCGGCTACGGCTACGGCGAGGAGCCGCGCGGACGGCGCAGGCAGGCCCCGCCGAAGAAGAACCACACCTCGACGATCCTCCTCGTCGTCGCCGGTGTCCTCGTCCTCGTCGGCGCGATCCTCATCGGCAGCAAGTTCATCGGGGGCGACGACAAGACGAGCGACAAGATCGCCGCGCCGAGCTACGTCGGCAAGACCTTCGCCGAGGCGAAGCTCATGGCGCAGAACAACGGCGACTTCGACCTGAAGAGGGTCAGCGAGCCCTGCAAGGACCAGCCGGCGAAGAAGGTCTGCAAGCAGGACCCGGTCGCGGGCACCGAGGTCGACAAGGGCTCCACGATCACCCTCACCATCTCCACGGGCGCCCCCAAGGAGACCGTCCCCGACGTCACCGGGCTCACCTACGAGACGGCACAGGCCAAGCTCCAGAAGCTCGGTTTCGAGGTGAAGCAGGAGACGAAGGAGTCGGAGCAGAAGGAGGGCGTGGTCATCGAGCAGAGCCCGAACGGTGACACCGACCTCCAGATCGGCAAGACGATCACGCTCACCGTGGCGCGCGCCAAGGAGATGTCCACGGTCCCGAGCGTCGTCAACCAGAGCTGCGACGACGCGACGGCCCAGCTGGAGAAGAGCAAGCTCAAGGCGAACTGTGTCGAGAAGGAGAACGACACCGTCCCCGAGGGCACCGTCTTCGAGCAGAGCCTCGCGCCGAACACGCAGGCCGAACCGGACTCCGTGGTGACCCTCTCGGTCGCCAAGAAGCCGGAGGAGCAGGAGCCCGAGAAGGTCAAGATCCCGGACGACATCCGGGGCAAGACCCTCCAGGAGGTGCAGGGCATCCTCGGCGGCCTCGGCCTCCAGGTGAACGTCCAGCCGGGGCTGCCGGGCGACCCGGGCTCGAAGGTCATCAACTCCAACCCGGGACCGGGCACGGAGGTCGACAAGAACACGCCGGTGACGGTCTACACGATGCCGTGA
- a CDS encoding class E sortase → MSATRDEAAPADGAATGPSGPAGRPRRSRAAGFVAFLGELLITAGLVLALFVVYSLWWTNVVADHEAGRQGDRVRDHWAQPPKGGPGALDTKSGIGFLHVPAMKNGEVLVRKGTSTDILNDGVAGYYTDPVKSALPQDAKGNFTLAAHRDGHGAKFHNIDKLKKGDPIVFESKDRWYVYRVFAILPQTSKYDVEVLDQVPGKAGVKKPGRYITLTTCTPVYTSTYRYIVWGKLERVDQVDAERTLPAELR, encoded by the coding sequence GTGTCGGCAACCAGGGACGAGGCGGCGCCGGCGGACGGGGCGGCCACCGGGCCGTCCGGGCCCGCCGGGCGACCGCGCCGGAGCAGGGCCGCCGGGTTCGTCGCCTTCCTCGGCGAGCTGCTGATCACCGCCGGGCTCGTCCTCGCCCTCTTCGTCGTCTACTCGCTGTGGTGGACCAACGTCGTCGCCGACCACGAGGCCGGCCGCCAGGGCGACCGCGTGCGCGACCACTGGGCGCAGCCGCCGAAGGGGGGGCCGGGGGCGCTCGACACGAAGAGCGGCATCGGCTTCCTGCACGTACCGGCGATGAAGAACGGCGAGGTGCTGGTCAGGAAGGGCACCTCGACGGACATCCTCAACGACGGCGTCGCCGGTTACTACACCGACCCGGTCAAGTCCGCGCTGCCGCAGGACGCGAAGGGGAACTTCACGCTCGCCGCGCACCGCGACGGGCACGGCGCGAAGTTCCACAACATCGACAAGCTCAAGAAGGGCGACCCGATCGTCTTCGAGTCGAAGGACCGCTGGTACGTCTACCGCGTCTTCGCGATCCTTCCGCAGACCTCGAAGTACGACGTCGAGGTGCTCGACCAGGTGCCGGGCAAGGCGGGCGTGAAGAAGCCCGGCCGGTACATCACGCTCACGACGTGCACGCCGGTCTACACGTCCACCTACCGGTACATCGTGTGGGGAAAGCTCGAACGGGTCGACCAGGTCGACGCGGAGCGGACGCTCCCTGCGGAGCTGCGGTAG
- a CDS encoding class E sortase has protein sequence MGTPVVPGPAQAQTRARAQAQGHEESGAPGVPGPRDESTMALRLPAGLLDARGAVPARSPAAVPPASAPLPGEGRAARRRAAAKGGRGTGSAGSPRTGQGRRRAGGHRRTAAGAAGAAAPVAASAANSPQDGRPLSRVEARRAERARRPSAGTRASAALGEGFITLGLVMLLFVAYQLWWTNVRAHHEANGAAHRLQDDWADGKRSPGAFQPGEGFAILTIPKLDVVVPIAEGVSKAKVLDKGMVGHYGQGALKTAMPAAKSGNFALAGHRNTHGEPFRYLNRLKPGDPIVVETRDTYFVYKMTSILPQTSPANTAVLRPVPAGSGFTEPGRYLTLTTCTPEFTSTYRMIVWGKMVEERPRGEGKPDALL, from the coding sequence ATGGGCACGCCGGTCGTTCCCGGACCCGCGCAGGCCCAGACGCGGGCGCGGGCACAGGCGCAGGGGCACGAGGAGTCGGGGGCTCCCGGGGTCCCAGGGCCTCGCGACGAGTCCACGATGGCCCTGCGGCTCCCGGCGGGCCTCCTGGACGCGCGGGGGGCCGTCCCCGCGCGGTCCCCGGCCGCCGTGCCGCCCGCCTCCGCCCCGTTGCCCGGCGAGGGCCGTGCCGCACGCCGCCGCGCCGCCGCGAAGGGCGGCAGGGGTACGGGCTCCGCCGGGTCGCCCCGCACCGGCCAGGGCCGCCGCCGGGCCGGGGGGCACCGCCGTACCGCCGCCGGAGCCGCCGGAGCCGCCGCTCCCGTCGCCGCGAGCGCCGCGAACAGCCCGCAGGACGGGCGCCCCCTCTCGCGCGTCGAGGCCCGCAGGGCGGAGCGGGCGCGCAGGCCGAGTGCGGGGACGCGGGCGAGCGCGGCGCTCGGCGAGGGCTTCATCACGCTCGGCCTCGTGATGCTCCTCTTCGTCGCGTACCAGCTCTGGTGGACGAACGTGCGCGCGCACCACGAGGCGAACGGCGCCGCGCACCGGCTCCAGGACGACTGGGCGGACGGCAAGCGCAGCCCCGGCGCCTTCCAGCCCGGCGAGGGCTTCGCGATCCTCACGATCCCCAAGCTCGACGTCGTCGTGCCGATCGCCGAGGGCGTCAGCAAGGCGAAGGTCCTCGACAAGGGGATGGTCGGCCACTACGGACAGGGCGCGCTCAAGACGGCGATGCCGGCCGCGAAGAGCGGCAACTTCGCGCTCGCGGGGCACCGCAACACGCACGGGGAGCCCTTCCGTTACCTCAATCGGCTCAAGCCGGGCGACCCGATTGTCGTAGAGACCCGCGATACGTATTTCGTGTACAAGATGACGAGCATCCTGCCGCAGACCTCGCCCGCGAACACCGCCGTTCTGCGCCCCGTACCGGCCGGATCGGGCTTCACGGAGCCGGGTCGCTACCTCACCCTGACGACCTGTACCCCTGAATTCACCAGTACGTACCGGATGATCGTCTGGGGCAAGATGGTCGAGGAACGGCCGCGCGGCGAAGGCAAGCCCGACGCGCTGCTGTGA
- a CDS encoding aminodeoxychorismate/anthranilate synthase component II → MTTEAPARTASRVLVVDNYDSFVFNIVQYLHQLGAECEVLRNDEVSTADADPARYDGVLLSPGPGTPEEAGVCVEMVRHCGATGLPVFGVCLGMQSMVVAYGGVVGRAPELLHGRTSEVLHEGGGVFSGLPSPFTATRYHSLAAEPAELPGVLEVTARTRDGIIMGVRHRELAVEGVQFHPESVLTEHGHLMLANWLTACGDTGAVGRSAGLAPVVGRASA, encoded by the coding sequence ATGACCACCGAGGCCCCCGCCCGTACCGCGAGCCGGGTGCTCGTCGTCGACAACTACGACAGCTTCGTCTTCAACATCGTCCAGTACCTCCACCAGCTCGGCGCCGAGTGCGAGGTGCTGCGCAACGACGAGGTGAGCACCGCCGACGCCGACCCCGCGCGCTACGACGGCGTCCTCCTCTCCCCGGGCCCCGGCACCCCCGAGGAGGCCGGGGTGTGCGTCGAGATGGTGCGGCACTGCGGCGCCACGGGGCTGCCCGTCTTCGGGGTCTGCCTCGGGATGCAGTCGATGGTCGTCGCGTACGGGGGCGTCGTGGGCCGGGCCCCCGAGCTGCTCCACGGGCGGACCTCCGAGGTGCTGCACGAGGGCGGGGGCGTCTTCTCCGGGCTCCCCTCGCCCTTCACCGCGACGCGCTACCACTCGCTCGCCGCCGAGCCCGCCGAACTGCCCGGCGTCCTGGAGGTCACCGCACGCACCCGCGACGGGATCATCATGGGCGTGCGCCACCGCGAACTCGCCGTCGAGGGTGTGCAGTTCCACCCCGAGTCGGTGCTCACCGAGCACGGGCACCTCATGCTCGCCAACTGGCTCACCGCCTGCGGCGACACGGGCGCGGTCGGCCGCTCGGCCGGACTCGCGCCGGTGGTGGGCAGGGCCTCGGCGTGA